The DNA segment AAAAATGCCGGGGCTTTTTTTACAGGTTTTTATTCACTTAAATTATGTTTTATTGCGAATAATCGTCGGTTACTTATATCTGCTGAGACATTTCTGACGCACCGCGTGAAATGTAAGCGACTTGCTGAAAACAGTACGGAAACTTTTTAATGAAAGCTTTATTTCGGCTGGTTGCTGGCTTAGAGTCTTTAAGTCAGACGAGGGCTCTATTTCATTGAGTTTCTACGCAAAAAATAAATTTTCTTTATATACTTAATCGCAGAGTCGCTGGAATATTTCGGGGATGAAATTGAGCAATTTACCGGGAGGCAAAGGAAGATGTTAATGAATCAAAGGTCTCTCAAGTTTTTAGTGGCCAGCTGCCTGCTGGCAAGCGGCCTGTCTCCGTGGTTTGCTGCCTGGGCGACAGTACCGACCATGCCGGTGCGCACTGCCACGCTCTCCAGCGTTCAGAGCATGAGCCAGCTGCAAGCTGAACTATTACCGCGAGGCATTCGTCCGCTGTATTTGTCTTCCCTCTCTTCACTGTATGCATCAAACCATATGCAGCCTATGTGGAAGGACAGGGAAACCGTCCAGATATTTCAGCAGCAGCTTGCTGAGCTGGCTATTTCCGGTATTCAGCCGCAGTTCACACAATGGGTAAGATGGCTGACGGATCCCGACGTCACTGGCATGGCACGCGATGTCGTCCTCTCTGATGCGATGCTGGGCTATTTGCAGTTTACCAGCAGCGTAGAGGCCAAAGGCGATACCTGGCTTTACAGCAATGTGCCTTACAAAATGACGACACCACCGCTGACGGTCATTAATCAGTGGCAGCTGGCTGTGCGTCAGGGCACTACGGCACAGTACTTGTCGACGCTGACACCGCAACATCCTTATTATGCAAAAATGCACGACGCACTGAAAACCATGCTGGCGGATAACCGCCCGTGGCCAGTGATGACTGGCGCAACCAGCCTGCGTCCAGATCAGATCAGTGACGACATTCCTGCACTGCGTGAAATTCTCAACCGCACCGGCATGATGGTTGCGACGCCAGAGGAAGCCAAAGCGCCGAAGCCGACGGATGAAACCATCGCACCAAACGTGCCAGGTAGTGCGGCAAATGACGATCTATCGGTGGATGAAAGCGCCGATAAAGCGCAGGCAGCCACCCCTGCGGTGAGCCCATCGGCGACTTCAGTACAAGATGTTCTGCCAACGGTACAGTCATCGGAAAGCCCGGCTCCGGCGACACCGGTTGTGGTATCCAACAATCAGTACACGCCGGATCTGGTCGAGGCCGTTAAGCGTTTTCAAAAATGGCAGGGGCTTGAAGCGGATGGCATTATCGGTGCCCGTACGCGCCAGTGGCTAAATTCATCTCCGCAGCTGCGTGCCACCTTGCTGGCGCTGAACATTCAACGGTTGCGTATTCTGCCGGGCAATGTGAACACCGGTATCATGGTGAACATTCCGAACTACCAGCTGACGTATTATCTCAACGGTAATGAAGTGTTGTCATCGCGGGTGATTGTTGGCCGTCCAAGCCGTAAAACGCCACTGATGAGTAGTGCATTAAATAACGTGGTGGTGAACCCACCGTGGAACGTGCCGACGACGTTAGTGCGTGAAGATATTGTGCCGAAAGCCCGCAATAACCCGACGTACTTCCAGCAGCACGGTTATCAGGTGTTATCCGGCTGGAGTAATGATGCGGAAGTAATCGACCCGACGATGATTGACTGGGCCATGGTGTCACCGAGCCATTTCCCATATCGCATTCGTCAGGCACCAGGCGCAAGTAACTCCCTTGGTCGATACAAATTCAACATGCCAAGTTCCGATGCTATCTACCTGCACGACACGCCAAATCACAATCTTTTCAGTAAAGATATTCGCGCGCTCAGTTCAGGTTGTGTTCGGGTGAATAAAGCTTCTGAACTGGCCAATATGTTGTTGCAGGACGCTGGCTGGAATGACACGCGTATTTCCTCTGCATTGCAGGGCGGTAATACGACTTACGTTTCTATTCGTCATCGCATACCGGTAAAACTGTTTTATCTGACGGCGTGGGTAGCGGAGGATGGTAAGCCGCAATTCCGTACAGATATTTACAATTATGATTCTACTGTGAGATCCGGCGCACAAATTTTGCCTCAGGCAGAAAAACTACTGCAATAAATGCAGTAAAACTAGTCTGATAAAGGTCTGAGTATTTGGCCATTGAACGAGCGTGAGCCACTGGCACGCTCGTTTTGCTTATTTGGGTCCCTTGACTCGTCCAATTTAGGAAGTTAAGGTTCGAGGCGGTGCTGGCATTGCACCTTTTTGACTCTCTTACCGGATAGTAAACTGTTCATGAATGAAATCGACAAACATCGCCGTAAATGGCTGGCATTAGGCAGTGCCGCTATGGGGATTGCATTGCTTCCGAGCCGTGCGTTCGCCACTCTTTCCACTCCTCGTCCACGTATTTTGGTCGTTAACAATCTTAATACTGGCGAAACCCTCAAAACTGAGTTTTTTGATGGAAAGCGTTACAACAAGGATGAATTGGCCCGGTTGAATCATTTGTTCAGGGACTATCGGGCAGAAAAGGTGAAGTCCATTGACCCTGCTTTGTTCGATCATCTCTATCGCTTACAGGTCATGCTCGGGGGAACGAATAAACCCGTGCAGTTGATTTCTGGCTACCGCTCGCTGGCGACTAATAACAGCATGCGTGAACCGGGAAGTGGCGTGGCGAAGCACAGCTACCACACCCTGGGTCAGGCGATGGATTTCCACATTCAGGGCATCGAACTGAGCAATATCCGCAAAGCAGCATTAAAAATGCGGATGGGTGGTGTAGGATATTATCCACGAAGTAACTTTGTGCACATCGATACCGGCCCTGCAAGGACCTGGTGATGTGTGTCATTAATGGCCTGCCCAAATGAACAGGCCATTTTGTGGAGCCTTATGAAAACCCATCTCATTACCGTCACGGCGTTCAGCCAAAATTGCTCACTGATTTGGTGTACTAAAACCAATCAGGCCGCGCTTGTCGATCCGGGCGGCGAAGCAGCTAAAATCATCCGCGAAGTCTCCGCTCAGGGCGTACTGGTCACACAAATTTTGCTGACCCACGGTCATCTTGATCACGTTGGTGCTGCTGCAGAATTGGCTGCACATTATCAGGTACCGGTGATTGGCCCGCAAAAAGAAGATCAATTCCTGTTGGATGCACTGCCAACCCAAAGTCAGATGTTTGGATTAGATCATTGTGACCCGCTGACGCCCGATACCTGGCTGGAAGAGGGCGATAACGTCAGCGTGGGAGAAGAAGAACTTTCCGTGCTGCATTGTCCTGGGCATACCCCGGGCCATATTGTCTTCATTAATGATAAGGCGCGTCTGGCCGTTTCCGGTGACGTCATATTTAAAGGTGGCGTTGGCCGTAGTGATTTCCCGCGGGGCGATCATCAGGCGCTGATCCATTCGATCAAAACCAAATTATTACCACTGGGCGATGACATCGTGTTTATCCCAGGTCACGGACCGATGTCAGATTTTGGTTATGAACGTAAAACCAATCCTTTCCTGCAGGATGAATTACCGGTCTGGTGATTTAATTCCCGCCTCACGAACAGCAAAAAGCCCGTCAGTTTCCTGACGGGCTTTTTTAATGGAACAGGGTTGCTTATCTTTTACAGCACAGCGACGATGGCTTCACACAGCGGTGCCATATTATCGAGCGTAATACCGGCTACGTTAATGCGTCCGGAGTTCACCGCGTAAACACCGAATTCATCACGCAAACGCAGGACCTGATCTTTGGTCAGGCCGCTGAATGAGAACATACCGTTCTGATTAATAATAAAGCTGAAGTCCTGTTTCGCGCCTTTTTCCTGCAAGGTTGTGACGAACAACTGGCGCATGCGGTGAATACGCTGACGCATGTCACTCAGTTCCTGCTCCCACAGCGCGCGCAGTGATGGGTTACCCAGTATGGTCGCCACGACGGCTGCGCCGTGTGCCGGTGGGTTAGAGTAGTTTGCACGGATAACGGATTTCACCTGGCTGAACGCGCGGTCGGCAGTTTCGGCATCAGATGCCACAATCGTACAGGCACCCACACGTTCGTTATACAAACCGAAGTTTTTCGAGTAGGAGCTGGCAACCAGTAATTCTTTGTGTTTTGCCACGAACAGACGCAGGCCACCCGCATCTTCTTCCAGACCTTTCGCAAAGCCCTGATAGGCGAAGTCAAACAGCGGCAACCAGCCTTTCGAGACAGACAATTCTGCCAGCTGGGACCACTGTTCCTGCGTAGGATCGATACCGGTTGGGTTATGGCAGCACCCGTGGAATAGCACTACGTCACCCGCTTGTGCTTCACTCAGGCTCTTAAGCATACCGTCGAAATCAAGGGAGTGGTCCTGCGCGTCATAATAGTTGTATTCAGCCACTTCAAGACCTGCAGCATTAAATACGCTTTTATGGTTAGGCCAGCTTGGGTTGCTAACCCATACGCGTTTAGCGCTGGTTTGGGTGGCGATAAAATCTGCTGCGATACGCAATGCGCCGGTGCCGCCGGGAGTTTGGGCGGTGCGGGCCCGTTTTTCAGCGATCACTGCGCTGTCTTTGCCGAACAGCAGTTCCTGTGTGCAGTGCGCAAAATCAGGCAATCCGTCGATGCTCAGATAGGTTTTGGTCGTTTCATTTTCCAACAGAAATTGTTCGGCTTTCTTCACGCTGGCCAGAACCGGCGTTTTACCTGTCTCATCTTTATAAACACCAATTCCAAGATTGATTTTATCAGAGCGGTCGTCAGCGCGGAAAAGATCGGAAAGGCCCAGAATTGGGTCGGCAGGTGCTGCAGTGATTTTTTCAAACATGTTGGAAACTTCCATTAGCCTGATAGTACGAAAGAGGCCTTAAGGGTAACGCCAGAGCGGCCGTTTTGCCAACCGTTTGCGGGAAAAAGTAAGCAGAGTTGTGAAGGCGAATCCGAGATTAAAATATTTTATGAGAAGGGCTTGGAAAAGCGGGTTTTCAGTAGATGAAAAATGCAAAAGGCAGAGCCGAAGCTCTGCCTTGATATCCACTTTGATGCGCCCGTAAGCGCATCGTTAAGCGATATTAGAACTGGTATTGCAAGCCAACACCAACAACGTCGTCGGTGCTGCGACCGGCTGCTTTGGTGTAGCTGTTGTCGTCCAGCAGGTTGATTTTATAGTCAACGTAGGTAGACATGTTTTTGTTGAAGTAGTAGTAAGTACCAACTTCTACGTATTTAACCAGGTCAGCATCGCCGCCAGCGTAAGTTGCGCCGTTGTTAGTGAAGCCATTCAGGCTCTTACCTTTAGATTGCAGGTAAGCGATGGATGGACGCAGGCCGAAGTCGAACTGGTACTGTGCAACCACTTCGAAGTTCTGAGTTTTGTTAGCAATCGCATCTGGGTTGCCGTAATCAGTGGTGTTACGTGATTCACCGTAGAAGGTTGCCAGGTACAGGTTGTTAGCGTCGTATTTCGCGCCGAATGCGTATGCGTCAGCTTTGTCACCAGTACCATCAGTTTTCTGAGTAGAGGTACGGTTAGAGGAGAAGTAAGCACCCGTCAGGCTAACACCAGAGTTGCCCAGTGCGTATGCAGCAGAAGTACCCCAGCCGTCGCCGTTGGAGTCAACTGCGCCACGACCGTCACGACCTTCGTCGTTTTTGCCCTGGTACTGTACAGCAAAGCTCAGGCCGTCAACCAGACCGAAGAAGTTGCTGTTACGGTAAGTTGCCACGCCATTAGAACGACCAATCATGAAGTTGTCGTTGTTTTGGTACATGGTGTCATCGCCAAAGATTGGCAATTGGTCGGTGTAGGACATTACGTCGTAGATTACGCCGTAGTTACGACCGTAGTCGAATGAACCTGCATCACCGAATTTCAGACCTGCGAAGCCCAGACGAGTTTTGTTGCCTTCGTCGCCAGCGCTTTCTGCATGGTTAGCCTGAACGTTGTATTCCCACTGGCCGTAACCGGTCAGTTGGTCAGTAATTTGAGTTTCGCCTTTGAAGCCGAAACGAACATAGGTCTGGTCGCCATCATCACCAGCGTTGTCAGAGAAGTTATGGCGTGCGTCAACTTTACCGTACAAATCCAGTTTGTTGCCGTCTTTGTTATAGATTTCTGCTGCATTAGCTGCACCAGCGACTAACAGAGCTGGGATTACTACTGCAAGAATGTTGCGCTTCATCATTATTATTACCCTCATTGGTTTTATTCGGACACCTGCCACTGCCGTCAATAATTCTTTGGGGAACTATTCATGAAAGTTTGGTGTCTCCTGTGTCTGAACGCACTATTCCATCCGAGGTTCGCTTAATCTACAGCGAAAATGCTACTAAATTACTAAATATGTTTCAGCGAGAAAGAATGTATTACAAAATGTGTATTTTAGGGAACTTTGTGACGGGGATCTATTTTTAAAAATGACTAAGGCCAGCAATGCTGGCCTTAGTTTTGTAATCTTTTTGTTAATTAAAAATAGTTTAATTAATTAGAAGGTTGCATTACGTGGTGTGCGTGGGAACGGAATCACGTCCCGGACGTTCTGTACGCCGGTCACATAAGCGACTAAACGTTCAAAGCCCAAACCGAAACCGGAGTGTGGCACAGTGCCGTAACGACGAAGATCGCGATACCACCAATAATCTTCAGTTTTAAGTCCCATTTCGACCATTCTCGCGTCCAATACATCCAGACGTTCTTCACGCTGAGAACCGCCGATGATCTCACCGATGCCCGGTGCTAGTACGTCCATCGCCGCCACAGTTTTGCCATCATCGTTCAAACGCATGTAGAAGGACTTGATATCTTTCGGATAGTTTTTCACCACCACAGGCGCTTTAAAATGTTGCTCAGCAAGATAACGTTCGTGTTCTGAAGAAAGATCGACACCCCATGAAACGGCGTTCTCAAACTTCTGGCCGCAATTCATTAGGATCTCTACTGCTTCGGTGTAATCCACCTGCGCGAAATCAGAGGTTACAAAACGCTCAAGGCGGGCTACCGCATCTTTGTCTACGCGTTCAGCAAAAAAGGCCATATCGTCTGAACGTTCGTTCAACACAGCCTGGAAAACATACTTAAGCATGTTTTCAGCAAGAGATGCGATATCGTCCAGTGTGGCAAAGGCCACTTCTGGCTCAACCATCCAGAACTCAGCGAGGTGACGGCTGGTGTTGGAGTTTTCTGCACGGAACGTCGGCCCGAAAGTGTAAACCTTAGACAGCGCACAAGCGTAAGCTTCGCCGTTCAGCTGCCCGGAAACGGTCAGGAAGGATTCTTTACCGAAGAAGTCTTCGCTGAAATCGATCTCACCTTTATCGGTACGCGGCAGGTTCTGCAGATCCAGCGTGGATACGCGGAACATCTCACCAGCACCTTCGGTATCGGAGGCTGTAATCAGCGGCGTCGATACCCAGAAGTAGCCGTTTTCATGATAGAAACGATGAATTGCCTGAGACAGTGTGTTACGCACGCGGGCCACCGCGCCAATCAGGTTAGTGCGTGGACGCAGGTGGGCCACTTCACGCAGATATTCGATGCTGTGACGTTTAGCCGCCATCGGATATGTATCAGGATCATCCACCCAGCCGACCACTTTAATGGCAGTCGCCTGCAGCTCAAAGCTCTGGCCTTCGCCAGGGGAGGCGACAACAGTACCGGTGACTTCAACAGAACAGCCGGTCGTCAGGTGCAGAACCTCATCCTGATAATTGGGCAGAGAATTATTGACGACGGCCTGTAATGGATTAAAGCAGGAGCCGTCATAAACGGCGAGGAATGAGATACCAGCTTTAGAATCTCTCCGGGTACGTACCCAACCGCGTACGGTGACTTCACTGTCAACCGCAGCACGGCCTTGCAGTACGTCGACTACAGGCACAACGCTCATAGATTTCTCTCTTTCTTTATATACAGATGGTGACTAAGAAATAATGGACACCCTATAAAAAGGGATTTTGCTATGTTACTTAGCCTTTCTCAGGACACAAGCAGAAATCGACGTCGCGGCGCAAGAATTGTCAGGCAGAGGCTGGGATAGGCGAAAATTATTGAAGGAATGAATGAAAGCCGAGCGAATTGAATATCATCTATATAAAGGAAAGAAATAATAGGGATGAAAAAGCAGCAAAGCGCCGGAAGTCATTCTCCGGCACTTAGCGAAGAATCAGGAGGCTTTTTTGACCAGCGGCAGATCAAATGCTTTTCGCAGCGCTTTCACAAACGCTTTATCCTGACAGATGGTTTTACCCGGGCTGTCGGAAAGTTTTGCCACCGGCTTACCATTACACTGCACCAGCTTAATGACGATATTCAGCGGTTTCACACCGGGGATATTACAGGTCAGGCGCGTACCGATGCCGAATACCAAATTCACCCGTTTGTGGAAATGGCGATATAAATGCAGCGCCTTATCCAGGTCGAGATTATCTGAGAACACCAGCGTCTTGGTCATCGGATCAATATCCAGCGCCTGATAATGCGCGATGGCTTTTTCACCCCACTCAAACGGATCCCCCGAATCATGGCGCAGGCCCTGATAGGCGTTGGCGAATTTCGGTCCGAAATCACGCAGGAAAGCATCCATGGTTATGCAGTCAGTGAGGGCGATACCGAGTTGATCAGGATATTCGTCCAGCCAGGCTTGTAACGCCGCGCGCTGACTGTTAGCCAGCACCGGGCTGATTTGCTGATGCGCCTGAAACCATTCGTGTGCCTGCGTTCCGACGGGTGCCAGCTGCAACTTATGGGCGAGATCGTAGTTGCTGGTACCGACCAGATAAGGGAACTCATTTTTAAGCGTACTGACAATGGCTTCCTGCACCTCGCCCGAGAAACGGCGGCGCGTACCGAAATCCATCAGTCGGAAAGCGGAAAGATCGATATCTGAGGCCTGCTCATTAAAGCTGACCAGATTTTTACGCAGCTGTTCGACCGCCATTTGCGCGGTGATTTGCGGCGAGCGATGGCGATGTACCACTTCGCTGATCACTGCCAGCAGCGGCACTTCCCACATGATCACTTCACGCCACGGCCCTTCGATGCGCACGTGCAGATGTCCGTCGCGGTCGGAAACGGTGACATGTTCCGGATTATAGCGGAACGCTTTAAGCCAGCTGAGATAGTCCTTTGTGAAGAAAGGCAGCCCGGAGAGGTAGGTGAACTCATCGTCGGTCAGCGCCAGTTCGCTCATCAACTGGATTTGCTGACGGATTTCGCCGGCGTATTCGCCAAGCAGTTCATCTCCGCGGCAACGGAACTCTGCTACCACGCTGATGCTGTGATAACGATGGAAAACCGCTTGCTGCATATGAAGCTTGTAGGCATCGGTATCTAACAGCGAAGTCAAAATCGGGGAGGCGTATGGAGTCATAGCGCTTTACAGCATCCTCGTCAGAAACTGAGTGTTTGAACACAAACAACCGTTCCGTAATAAAAACGTTCTGAATAAAACAGCAAAAGTCTGTGAAGTATACCGTAATATCCCGCCAAAGAACCCTCATCACATCATAATAGTCCGTGATGGGTC comes from the Enterobacteriaceae bacterium Kacie_13 genome and includes:
- the ldtD gene encoding L,D-transpeptidase, which gives rise to MLMNQRSLKFLVASCLLASGLSPWFAAWATVPTMPVRTATLSSVQSMSQLQAELLPRGIRPLYLSSLSSLYASNHMQPMWKDRETVQIFQQQLAELAISGIQPQFTQWVRWLTDPDVTGMARDVVLSDAMLGYLQFTSSVEAKGDTWLYSNVPYKMTTPPLTVINQWQLAVRQGTTAQYLSTLTPQHPYYAKMHDALKTMLADNRPWPVMTGATSLRPDQISDDIPALREILNRTGMMVATPEEAKAPKPTDETIAPNVPGSAANDDLSVDESADKAQAATPAVSPSATSVQDVLPTVQSSESPAPATPVVVSNNQYTPDLVEAVKRFQKWQGLEADGIIGARTRQWLNSSPQLRATLLALNIQRLRILPGNVNTGIMVNIPNYQLTYYLNGNEVLSSRVIVGRPSRKTPLMSSALNNVVVNPPWNVPTTLVREDIVPKARNNPTYFQQHGYQVLSGWSNDAEVIDPTMIDWAMVSPSHFPYRIRQAPGASNSLGRYKFNMPSSDAIYLHDTPNHNLFSKDIRALSSGCVRVNKASELANMLLQDAGWNDTRISSALQGGNTTYVSIRHRIPVKLFYLTAWVAEDGKPQFRTDIYNYDSTVRSGAQILPQAEKLLQ
- a CDS encoding DUF882 domain-containing protein, whose protein sequence is MNEIDKHRRKWLALGSAAMGIALLPSRAFATLSTPRPRILVVNNLNTGETLKTEFFDGKRYNKDELARLNHLFRDYRAEKVKSIDPALFDHLYRLQVMLGGTNKPVQLISGYRSLATNNSMREPGSGVAKHSYHTLGQAMDFHIQGIELSNIRKAALKMRMGGVGYYPRSNFVHIDTGPARTW
- a CDS encoding MBL fold metallo-hydrolase; protein product: MKTHLITVTAFSQNCSLIWCTKTNQAALVDPGGEAAKIIREVSAQGVLVTQILLTHGHLDHVGAAAELAAHYQVPVIGPQKEDQFLLDALPTQSQMFGLDHCDPLTPDTWLEEGDNVSVGEEELSVLHCPGHTPGHIVFINDKARLAVSGDVIFKGGVGRSDFPRGDHQALIHSIKTKLLPLGDDIVFIPGHGPMSDFGYERKTNPFLQDELPVW
- a CDS encoding aminotransferase class I/II-fold pyridoxal phosphate-dependent enzyme; amino-acid sequence: MFEKITAAPADPILGLSDLFRADDRSDKINLGIGVYKDETGKTPVLASVKKAEQFLLENETTKTYLSIDGLPDFAHCTQELLFGKDSAVIAEKRARTAQTPGGTGALRIAADFIATQTSAKRVWVSNPSWPNHKSVFNAAGLEVAEYNYYDAQDHSLDFDGMLKSLSEAQAGDVVLFHGCCHNPTGIDPTQEQWSQLAELSVSKGWLPLFDFAYQGFAKGLEEDAGGLRLFVAKHKELLVASSYSKNFGLYNERVGACTIVASDAETADRAFSQVKSVIRANYSNPPAHGAAVVATILGNPSLRALWEQELSDMRQRIHRMRQLFVTTLQEKGAKQDFSFIINQNGMFSFSGLTKDQVLRLRDEFGVYAVNSGRINVAGITLDNMAPLCEAIVAVL
- the ompC gene encoding porin OmpC, whose translation is MKRNILAVVIPALLVAGAANAAEIYNKDGNKLDLYGKVDARHNFSDNAGDDGDQTYVRFGFKGETQITDQLTGYGQWEYNVQANHAESAGDEGNKTRLGFAGLKFGDAGSFDYGRNYGVIYDVMSYTDQLPIFGDDTMYQNNDNFMIGRSNGVATYRNSNFFGLVDGLSFAVQYQGKNDEGRDGRGAVDSNGDGWGTSAAYALGNSGVSLTGAYFSSNRTSTQKTDGTGDKADAYAFGAKYDANNLYLATFYGESRNTTDYGNPDAIANKTQNFEVVAQYQFDFGLRPSIAYLQSKGKSLNGFTNNGATYAGGDADLVKYVEVGTYYYFNKNMSTYVDYKINLLDDNSYTKAAGRSTDDVVGVGLQYQF
- the asnS gene encoding asparagine--tRNA ligase, which codes for MSVVPVVDVLQGRAAVDSEVTVRGWVRTRRDSKAGISFLAVYDGSCFNPLQAVVNNSLPNYQDEVLHLTTGCSVEVTGTVVASPGEGQSFELQATAIKVVGWVDDPDTYPMAAKRHSIEYLREVAHLRPRTNLIGAVARVRNTLSQAIHRFYHENGYFWVSTPLITASDTEGAGEMFRVSTLDLQNLPRTDKGEIDFSEDFFGKESFLTVSGQLNGEAYACALSKVYTFGPTFRAENSNTSRHLAEFWMVEPEVAFATLDDIASLAENMLKYVFQAVLNERSDDMAFFAERVDKDAVARLERFVTSDFAQVDYTEAVEILMNCGQKFENAVSWGVDLSSEHERYLAEQHFKAPVVVKNYPKDIKSFYMRLNDDGKTVAAMDVLAPGIGEIIGGSQREERLDVLDARMVEMGLKTEDYWWYRDLRRYGTVPHSGFGLGFERLVAYVTGVQNVRDVIPFPRTPRNATF
- the pncB gene encoding nicotinate phosphoribosyltransferase, producing the protein MTPYASPILTSLLDTDAYKLHMQQAVFHRYHSISVVAEFRCRGDELLGEYAGEIRQQIQLMSELALTDDEFTYLSGLPFFTKDYLSWLKAFRYNPEHVTVSDRDGHLHVRIEGPWREVIMWEVPLLAVISEVVHRHRSPQITAQMAVEQLRKNLVSFNEQASDIDLSAFRLMDFGTRRRFSGEVQEAIVSTLKNEFPYLVGTSNYDLAHKLQLAPVGTQAHEWFQAHQQISPVLANSQRAALQAWLDEYPDQLGIALTDCITMDAFLRDFGPKFANAYQGLRHDSGDPFEWGEKAIAHYQALDIDPMTKTLVFSDNLDLDKALHLYRHFHKRVNLVFGIGTRLTCNIPGVKPLNIVIKLVQCNGKPVAKLSDSPGKTICQDKAFVKALRKAFDLPLVKKAS